The Saccharopolyspora gloriosae genome has a segment encoding these proteins:
- a CDS encoding methionine synthase: MSDAAWNPGIVTALGSMPGTDPLEAARIVLGELPGLMPFPELPARGVGADMLGRTAGLLVDLAVEVVPSGYRVAGKPGRDHRRALDLLRWDLDAVEQAVAEAGAPQAVKVQAAGPWTLAAGIELERGHRVLTDPGALRDFAESLTEGLRAHAAQVAARTGAPVVVQLDEPSLPAVLAGSLPTPSGYGRVAAVPEPEAQSLLGEVIGSLEAATGAPVLVHCCADRPPVRLLRGAGAGTVALDATRLGSVTGALADELGEAWEEGTRLLLGLVPGLAPEDRPDVRELARPGLDLAARLGFAPKALLERSAVSPACGLAGASPEWARRALSLAKDVTEVFAEAAHR, from the coding sequence GTGAGTGACGCAGCGTGGAACCCCGGCATCGTGACCGCCCTCGGATCGATGCCTGGAACGGACCCCTTGGAGGCCGCTCGCATCGTCCTGGGTGAGCTGCCCGGCTTGATGCCGTTCCCGGAGCTGCCCGCGCGCGGCGTGGGCGCAGACATGCTCGGCCGCACCGCCGGGCTGCTCGTGGACCTCGCCGTGGAGGTCGTGCCCTCCGGCTACCGCGTCGCGGGAAAGCCGGGCCGGGATCATCGCCGGGCGCTGGACCTGCTGCGCTGGGACCTCGACGCGGTGGAGCAGGCCGTGGCCGAGGCGGGCGCTCCGCAGGCGGTGAAGGTGCAGGCGGCGGGGCCGTGGACGCTCGCGGCGGGCATCGAGCTGGAACGCGGCCACCGGGTGCTCACCGATCCCGGCGCGCTGCGGGACTTCGCGGAGTCGCTCACCGAAGGGCTCCGCGCGCACGCCGCGCAGGTCGCGGCACGAACCGGCGCTCCGGTGGTGGTGCAGCTCGACGAGCCGTCGCTGCCCGCGGTGCTCGCCGGGAGCCTGCCCACTCCGTCCGGTTACGGGCGGGTGGCCGCAGTGCCGGAACCGGAGGCGCAGAGCCTGCTGGGCGAGGTGATCGGGTCCCTGGAAGCGGCCACGGGCGCTCCGGTGCTGGTGCACTGCTGCGCGGACCGCCCGCCGGTGCGGCTGCTGCGCGGCGCAGGAGCGGGAACGGTGGCGCTGGACGCGACCCGGCTCGGCTCGGTGACGGGTGCGCTGGCCGACGAACTCGGCGAAGCATGGGAGGAAGGCACCCGGCTGCTGCTGGGCCTCGTGCCCGGCCTCGCTCCGGAGGACCGCCCCGATGTGCGGGAACTGGCCCGGCCGGGCCTGGACCTGGCGGCACGGCTGGGGTTCGCGCCGAAGGCGCTGCTGGAGCGCAGCGCGGTGAGCCCGGCCTGCGGTCTCGCGGGAGCCTCGCCGGAGTGGGCGCGGCGAGCGTTGTCGCTGGCGAAGGACGTCACCGAGGTGTTCGCCGAGGCGGCGCACCGCTAG
- the gatB gene encoding Asp-tRNA(Asn)/Glu-tRNA(Gln) amidotransferase subunit GatB produces the protein MTAVAEIMDYDEVLERFDPVLGLEVHVELSTATKMFCGCANEFGAEPNTQVCPVCLGLPGALPVVNGKAVESAIRIGLALNCQVAEWCRFARKNYFYPDQPKNFQTSQYDEPIVFDGHLDVVLDDGETFRVDIERAHMEEDTGKSLHVGGATGRIHGAEHSLLDYNRAGVPLVEIVTKPIVGAGERAPEVARAYVAALRDLLRSLDVSDVRMDQGSLRCDANVSLMPKGTSEFGTRTETKNVNSLRSVERAVRFEMRRHAAVLTSGGEIRQETRHFDESSATTSAGRKKETSEDYRYFPEPDLVPIAPSREWVEELSKTLPELPWERRKRIQDEWKLSDEELRDLVNAGALDLVASTVDAGAPAAEARSWWVAYLSQQANTRGVELTELAITPAQLARVIALVSEGKLTNKLARQVVDGVLDGQGEPDEVVAAQGLEVVSDDSALQAAIDEALAAQPDVADKIRGGKVQAAGAVVGAVMKATGGKADAKRVRELILAACGQ, from the coding sequence GTGACCGCGGTCGCCGAGATCATGGACTACGACGAGGTCCTGGAGCGGTTCGACCCCGTTCTCGGCCTCGAGGTGCACGTGGAGCTGTCCACGGCCACCAAGATGTTCTGCGGGTGCGCCAACGAGTTCGGCGCCGAGCCGAACACGCAGGTGTGCCCGGTGTGCCTGGGCTTGCCCGGGGCGCTGCCGGTCGTCAACGGCAAGGCGGTGGAGTCGGCGATCCGCATCGGGCTGGCGCTGAACTGCCAGGTCGCCGAGTGGTGCCGGTTCGCGCGGAAGAACTACTTCTACCCGGACCAGCCGAAGAACTTCCAGACCTCGCAGTACGACGAGCCGATCGTCTTCGACGGTCACCTCGACGTGGTGCTCGACGACGGCGAGACGTTCCGCGTCGACATCGAGCGGGCGCACATGGAAGAGGACACCGGCAAGTCGCTGCACGTCGGCGGGGCCACCGGCCGCATCCACGGCGCCGAGCACTCGCTGCTCGACTACAACCGGGCGGGCGTGCCGCTGGTGGAGATCGTCACCAAGCCGATCGTCGGCGCCGGTGAGCGTGCTCCCGAGGTGGCTCGGGCGTACGTGGCGGCGCTGCGGGATCTGCTGCGGTCGCTGGACGTGTCGGACGTGCGGATGGACCAGGGCTCGCTGCGCTGCGACGCGAACGTGTCGCTGATGCCGAAGGGCACGAGCGAGTTCGGCACCCGCACCGAGACGAAGAACGTGAACTCGCTGCGCAGCGTGGAGCGCGCGGTGCGCTTCGAGATGCGCAGGCACGCGGCGGTGCTGACCTCCGGCGGCGAGATCCGCCAGGAGACCCGGCACTTCGACGAGTCGAGCGCGACGACCTCGGCGGGCCGCAAGAAGGAGACCTCCGAGGACTACCGGTACTTCCCGGAGCCGGACCTGGTGCCGATCGCGCCGTCCCGCGAGTGGGTCGAGGAGCTGTCCAAGACGCTGCCCGAACTGCCGTGGGAGCGCCGCAAGCGCATCCAGGACGAGTGGAAGCTCTCCGACGAGGAGCTGCGCGACCTGGTCAACGCCGGGGCGCTCGACCTCGTCGCGTCCACTGTGGACGCCGGTGCGCCCGCGGCGGAGGCGCGTTCCTGGTGGGTCGCCTACCTGTCGCAGCAGGCCAACACGCGCGGCGTGGAACTCACCGAACTGGCCATCACGCCCGCGCAGCTGGCACGGGTCATCGCGCTGGTCAGCGAGGGCAAGCTGACGAACAAGCTGGCCCGCCAGGTCGTCGACGGCGTGCTCGACGGCCAGGGCGAACCCGACGAGGTCGTCGCCGCGCAGGGCCTGGAGGTCGTCTCGGACGACTCCGCGCTGCAGGCCGCGATCGACGAGGCGCTGGCCGCGCAGCCGGACGTGGCGGACAAGATCCGCGGCGGCAAGGTGCAGGCCGCCGGCGCGGTCGTCGGCGCGGTCATGAAGGCCACCGGCGGCAAGGCCGACGCGAAGCGGGTCCGCGAGCTCATCCTCGCCGCCTGCGGCCAGTGA
- a CDS encoding amino acid-binding protein, with protein sequence MSFLIRVQIPDRPGVLGAVASALGEIGADILSVDVVERGGDVAIDDMVVELPSGRLPDILITAAESVDGVEVDAVRPYAGVLDTHRELELVEDIAAEPGNGLQIFAEGVPKIIRSGWAIVFGHHSGGAEQLAASSSAPQQGYLELPWLPLPRATILDGDELWVPETWQELGTELAATPIGKPDRVLLAGRPGGPMFRAAEVARLAHLAGIVSVVLDG encoded by the coding sequence GTGTCCTTCCTGATCCGGGTGCAGATACCGGACCGTCCGGGCGTGCTCGGCGCGGTGGCCTCCGCGTTGGGCGAGATCGGCGCCGACATCCTCAGCGTCGACGTCGTGGAGCGCGGCGGTGACGTGGCGATCGACGACATGGTGGTGGAACTGCCCTCGGGCAGGCTGCCGGACATCCTGATCACCGCCGCCGAGTCGGTCGACGGCGTTGAGGTCGACGCGGTCCGCCCCTACGCCGGCGTGCTGGACACCCACCGCGAGCTGGAGCTCGTGGAGGACATCGCCGCCGAACCCGGCAACGGCCTGCAGATCTTCGCCGAAGGCGTCCCGAAGATCATTCGATCGGGCTGGGCGATCGTGTTCGGACACCACTCGGGCGGCGCCGAGCAGCTCGCCGCGAGTTCCTCGGCCCCGCAGCAGGGCTACCTCGAACTGCCGTGGTTACCGCTACCGCGGGCCACCATCCTCGACGGCGACGAGCTCTGGGTGCCGGAGACCTGGCAGGAGCTGGGCACGGAACTGGCCGCGACGCCGATCGGCAAGCCCGACCGCGTGCTGTTGGCAGGTCGCCCCGGCGGCCCCATGTTCCGCGCGGCGGAAGTGGCGCGACTGGCGCACCTGGCAGGCATCGTCTCGGTCGTCCTGGACGGCTGA
- a CDS encoding potassium/proton antiporter: protein MSLPQLYTTLLAGGLVLLAGIVATRAAARFGLPALLLFLALGLVIGEDGLGLHFDDAQLAQNLGTAALALILVEGGLTTRWSDVRPLLTPSALLATVGVAVSVAITAAGAHLLIGMNWQAALLLGAIVSSTDAAAVFSVLRTLPLPRRVSGMLEAESGFNDAPTVILVLLFSTIPLEVHPLEVAGNVLYQLVVGAVIGSVLGWAGARVLHRITLPASGLYPLAMFGLGVVAFAAAGSVGASGFLAAFVSGLVLANSGLPHRASLRSFAEGLGWLAQIGLFVLLGLLITPHELLPEVVPALVVGLVLLLVARPVSVLVALAPFRLPWREQAFVSWAGLRGAVPIVLATFPVVAGVAGSDRVLNVVFVLVAAFTLVQGPGLLRFARRLGLVRADAAREIQVEVAPLDVLDAELLTVSVPAGSQLHYVTLRELRLPEPSAITLIIRAGRSFVPEPATRLTTGDELLIMTTARARTATENRLRAVSRRGRLAHWFGEYGTPD from the coding sequence ATGAGTTTGCCGCAGCTGTACACGACGCTGCTGGCGGGCGGTCTCGTGCTGTTGGCGGGCATCGTCGCCACGCGCGCGGCGGCGCGCTTCGGCCTGCCCGCGTTGCTGCTGTTCCTGGCGCTGGGGCTGGTGATCGGCGAGGACGGGCTCGGGCTGCACTTCGACGACGCGCAGCTCGCGCAGAACCTCGGCACCGCCGCGTTGGCGTTGATCCTCGTCGAAGGCGGACTCACCACCCGCTGGTCCGATGTGCGCCCGTTGCTGACGCCCAGCGCGTTGCTCGCCACCGTCGGGGTCGCGGTCAGCGTCGCCATCACGGCGGCGGGCGCGCATTTGCTCATCGGCATGAACTGGCAGGCGGCACTGCTGCTCGGCGCGATCGTGTCCTCCACTGACGCTGCCGCGGTGTTCTCGGTGTTGCGCACGCTGCCCCTGCCGCGACGCGTGTCGGGAATGTTGGAGGCCGAGTCCGGGTTCAACGACGCCCCCACCGTGATCCTCGTGCTGCTGTTCAGCACGATCCCGCTGGAGGTCCACCCGCTGGAGGTGGCCGGGAACGTGCTGTACCAGCTGGTGGTGGGCGCTGTGATCGGCTCGGTGCTGGGCTGGGCCGGGGCGCGGGTCCTGCACCGGATCACGCTTCCCGCGTCGGGCCTGTACCCGCTGGCGATGTTCGGGCTCGGCGTGGTCGCGTTCGCCGCCGCGGGCTCGGTGGGCGCTTCCGGGTTCCTCGCCGCGTTCGTGTCCGGTCTGGTGCTGGCGAATTCGGGGTTGCCGCACCGGGCTTCGCTGCGTTCGTTCGCCGAGGGCCTCGGGTGGCTGGCGCAGATCGGCCTGTTCGTGCTGCTGGGCTTGCTGATCACGCCGCACGAGCTGCTGCCGGAGGTGGTGCCCGCGCTGGTGGTGGGGCTGGTGTTGCTGCTGGTGGCGCGACCGGTGTCGGTTCTGGTGGCGTTGGCGCCGTTCCGGTTGCCGTGGCGGGAGCAGGCGTTCGTGTCCTGGGCGGGGTTGCGCGGCGCGGTACCGATCGTGCTGGCGACTTTCCCGGTGGTGGCGGGCGTCGCGGGCAGCGACCGGGTGCTGAACGTGGTCTTCGTGCTGGTCGCGGCATTCACCTTGGTGCAGGGTCCGGGTCTGCTGCGGTTCGCGCGCCGGCTGGGGCTGGTCCGGGCCGACGCGGCGCGCGAGATCCAGGTGGAGGTGGCTCCGCTGGACGTGCTCGACGCGGAACTGCTCACCGTCTCGGTGCCCGCGGGTTCCCAGCTGCACTACGTGACGCTGCGGGAGCTGCGGTTGCCGGAGCCGAGCGCGATCACCTTGATCATCCGGGCGGGCCGGTCCTTCGTTCCCGAACCCGCCACCCGCCTGACCACCGGCGACGAGCTGCTGATCATGACGACTGCGCGGGCGCGCACCGCCACCGAGAACCGGCTGCGCGCGGTGAGCCGCCGTGGCCGCCTGGCCCACTGGTTCGGCGAGTACGGCACCCCTGACTGA
- the gatA gene encoding Asp-tRNA(Asn)/Glu-tRNA(Gln) amidotransferase subunit GatA — protein MTSTATGGDSALTGLSAADLAARLSAGEVTSVEATQAHLDRIAAVDGTVHSFLHVDEQGALAAARQADEDRSAGKAASPLAGVPLALKDVFATSDMPTTCGSKMLEGWRPPYDATVTRRLREAGVVILGKTNMDEFAMGSSTENSAYGPTRNPWNTDRIPGGSGGGSSAALAAFEAPLAIGTDTGGSIRQPGAVTGTVGVKPTYGGVSRYGLVAFSSSLDQPGPCARTVLDAALLHEVIAGHDPMDSTSISGAVPQVVAAAREGAAGDLTGVKVGVVREFAGDGYQPGVERSFRAAVEQLSKLGAEVVEVSCPHFEYAMGAYYLIAPSECSSNLARFDAMRFGLRVGDDGSHSAEEVMSLTREAGFGPEVKRRIMLGTYALSSGYYDAYYGQAQKVRTLITRDFAAAFEQVDVLVSPTTPTTAFEIGERTEDPLAMYLADLCTIPSNLAGNAAMSVPSGLSDEDDLPVGLQIMAPALADDRLYRVGAAYETARDAAQGGPLLDRVPALEVA, from the coding sequence ATGACTTCGACCGCGACCGGAGGTGACTCGGCCCTGACCGGCCTGTCCGCCGCCGACCTCGCCGCCCGGCTGTCCGCGGGCGAGGTGACCTCCGTGGAGGCCACCCAGGCCCACCTGGACCGCATCGCGGCCGTGGACGGCACCGTGCACTCCTTCCTGCACGTCGACGAGCAGGGCGCGCTGGCCGCGGCCCGGCAGGCCGACGAGGACCGCTCCGCCGGCAAGGCGGCCTCGCCGCTGGCGGGCGTTCCGCTGGCGCTCAAGGACGTGTTCGCCACCAGCGACATGCCCACGACCTGCGGGTCGAAGATGCTGGAAGGCTGGCGGCCGCCGTACGACGCGACGGTGACGCGGCGGCTGCGCGAAGCGGGCGTCGTCATCCTCGGCAAGACCAACATGGACGAGTTCGCGATGGGTTCGTCCACTGAGAACTCCGCGTACGGCCCGACGCGCAACCCGTGGAACACCGACCGCATTCCCGGCGGTTCCGGCGGCGGTTCCTCGGCGGCGCTGGCCGCGTTCGAGGCGCCGCTGGCGATCGGCACCGACACCGGCGGCTCCATCCGCCAGCCCGGCGCGGTCACCGGCACCGTCGGCGTGAAGCCGACCTACGGCGGCGTGTCCCGCTACGGCCTGGTCGCGTTCTCGTCCTCGCTGGACCAGCCCGGCCCGTGCGCGCGCACGGTGCTGGACGCGGCGCTGCTGCACGAGGTGATCGCCGGGCACGACCCGATGGACTCCACCTCGATCAGCGGCGCGGTGCCGCAGGTCGTCGCGGCGGCCCGTGAAGGCGCCGCCGGTGACCTGACCGGGGTCAAGGTCGGCGTGGTCCGCGAGTTCGCGGGCGACGGCTACCAGCCGGGCGTGGAGCGCTCGTTCCGTGCCGCCGTCGAGCAGCTCTCGAAGCTGGGCGCGGAGGTCGTGGAGGTCTCCTGCCCGCACTTCGAGTACGCGATGGGCGCCTACTACCTGATCGCGCCGAGCGAGTGCTCCTCGAACCTGGCCCGGTTCGACGCGATGCGCTTCGGCCTGCGCGTCGGCGACGACGGCTCGCACAGCGCCGAAGAGGTCATGTCGCTGACCCGCGAGGCCGGGTTCGGCCCCGAGGTGAAGCGCCGCATCATGCTCGGCACCTACGCGCTGTCCTCCGGCTACTACGACGCCTACTACGGCCAGGCGCAGAAGGTCCGGACGCTGATCACCCGCGACTTCGCCGCCGCGTTCGAGCAGGTGGACGTGCTGGTGTCGCCGACGACGCCGACCACGGCGTTCGAGATCGGTGAGCGCACCGAGGATCCGCTGGCGATGTACCTCGCCGACCTGTGCACCATCCCGTCGAACCTGGCGGGCAACGCCGCCATGAGCGTCCCCAGCGGACTGTCCGATGAGGACGATCTTCCGGTGGGGCTGCAGATCATGGCCCCGGCGCTGGCCGACGACCGGCTTTACCGTGTCGGCGCGGCCTACGAGACCGCCCGCGACGCCGCCCAGGGCGGCCCGCTGCTCGACCGTGTCCCCGCTCTGGAGGTGGCGTGA
- a CDS encoding GNAT family N-acetyltransferase, whose product MIRTRAVRLDECAAVGELTVRAFVDGGHLAADDEYEQVLSDVAGRVAQAEVLVAVDGAELLGSVTVVRPDETYAQLCGPGELEFRMLAVHPDHAGRGAGRALVRAVLDRARAEGRTRVLLSTLDSMETARRLYLGLGFGRLPELDRTLPVGAIVRAMSRSVS is encoded by the coding sequence GTGATCAGAACGCGGGCGGTGCGGCTGGACGAGTGCGCTGCGGTGGGGGAGTTGACCGTGCGGGCCTTCGTGGACGGCGGGCACCTCGCCGCGGACGACGAGTACGAGCAGGTGCTGAGCGACGTCGCCGGTCGGGTGGCGCAGGCGGAGGTTCTGGTGGCCGTCGACGGCGCGGAGCTGCTCGGCTCGGTGACCGTCGTGCGGCCGGACGAGACCTACGCGCAGCTGTGCGGGCCGGGCGAGCTGGAATTCCGGATGCTGGCCGTGCACCCGGACCACGCCGGTCGAGGGGCCGGGCGTGCGCTGGTGCGCGCGGTGCTGGACCGGGCGCGGGCCGAAGGGCGCACGCGGGTGCTGCTCAGCACCCTGGATTCGATGGAGACCGCCCGGCGGCTCTACCTCGGCCTGGGTTTCGGCCGCCTCCCGGAACTCGATCGCACGCTCCCGGTCGGTGCGATCGTGCGGGCGATGTCCCGCAGCGTGAGCTGA
- the gatC gene encoding Asp-tRNA(Asn)/Glu-tRNA(Gln) amidotransferase subunit GatC, with product MSKISRDEVAHLAGLARLAVTEQELDTFAGQLDVILESVARVGEVAADDIPPTSHAVPVTNVFRDDVVRPSLPREAALDGAPAAEDNRFRVPRILSEEA from the coding sequence GTGTCCAAGATCTCCCGCGACGAGGTCGCGCACCTCGCCGGCCTGGCCAGGCTGGCGGTCACCGAACAGGAGCTCGACACCTTCGCCGGGCAGCTCGACGTGATCCTGGAATCGGTGGCGAGGGTGGGTGAGGTCGCCGCGGATGACATTCCGCCGACCTCCCACGCGGTGCCGGTGACGAACGTGTTCCGCGATGACGTGGTGCGGCCCAGCCTGCCGCGCGAGGCGGCACTGGACGGTGCGCCCGCGGCGGAGGACAACCGGTTCCGCGTTCCGCGGATCCTGAGTGAGGAGGCGTGA
- the ligA gene encoding NAD-dependent DNA ligase LigA, translating to MPGDPAVGQAEGVEDVPAEVRERYGALAEEVRGHQFRYYVLDSPTIADSEFDELFAELQRLESEHPALRDPDSPTQVVGGTFSTEFTAVDHLERMLSLDNAFDTDEFRAWVDRVEREVGSEAHYLCELKIDGLAINLLYRDGKLDRALTRGDGRTGEDVTLNVRTMGDVPTELHGSDEYPVPKLVEVRGEVFFRVEEFAELNAALVDAGKSPFANPRNAAAGSLRQKDPRVTRRRPLRLICHGLGKREGFEPARQSDSYAALKAWGLPVSRHTRVLSDVDEIVEHIRYWGENRDTAEHEIDGVVVKVDEVALQRRLGTTSRAPRWSIAYKYPPEQATTTLRDIKVNVGRTGRVTPYAEMEPVKVAGSTVSMATLHNSDEVRRKGVLIGDRVVIRKAGDVIPEVLGPVVDVRDGAERDFVMPTECPECGFTLSRQKEGDVDIRCPNSRSCPAQLRERLFHLAGRGAFDIEAMGYESAVALLSSGVLVDEGDVFDLDERQLLETELFRTKEGNLSANGAKLLKNLAAAREKPLWRVLVALSIRHVGPTAAQALAREFGSLERIEDAAEKDIAAVDGVGPTIAAAVREWFEVGWHREVVRKWRTAGVRMADEQDDSVPRTLTGLSIVVTGSLETYSRDEAKEFIMARGGRAAGSVSKKTAFVVVGDAPGSKYDKAVQLKVPVLDESGFRVLLEQGPEAATEAALDTGAPVEE from the coding sequence CTGCCCGGTGACCCCGCCGTCGGGCAGGCGGAGGGGGTGGAGGACGTGCCCGCCGAGGTCCGCGAGCGCTACGGGGCGCTGGCCGAAGAGGTTCGCGGGCACCAGTTCCGCTACTACGTGCTCGATTCGCCCACGATCGCCGACTCCGAGTTCGACGAGCTGTTCGCCGAACTCCAGCGCCTCGAATCCGAGCATCCGGCGCTGCGCGATCCGGACTCGCCGACGCAGGTCGTCGGCGGCACCTTCTCCACCGAGTTCACCGCCGTGGACCACTTGGAGCGGATGCTCAGCCTGGACAACGCCTTCGACACCGACGAGTTCCGCGCCTGGGTGGATCGGGTGGAACGCGAGGTCGGCTCGGAGGCGCACTACCTCTGCGAGCTCAAGATCGACGGGCTGGCGATCAACCTGCTCTACCGCGACGGCAAGCTGGATCGCGCGCTCACCCGCGGCGACGGCCGCACCGGCGAGGACGTGACGCTCAACGTCCGCACGATGGGCGACGTGCCCACCGAGCTGCACGGCAGCGACGAGTATCCGGTGCCGAAACTGGTCGAGGTGCGCGGCGAGGTGTTCTTCCGGGTCGAGGAGTTCGCCGAGCTCAACGCGGCACTGGTGGACGCGGGCAAATCGCCGTTCGCGAATCCGCGCAACGCCGCCGCCGGATCGCTGCGGCAGAAGGACCCGAGGGTGACCCGCAGGCGTCCGCTGCGGTTGATCTGCCACGGCCTCGGCAAGCGGGAGGGTTTCGAGCCGGCCAGGCAGTCCGATTCCTACGCCGCCCTCAAGGCCTGGGGCCTGCCGGTGTCCCGGCACACCCGCGTGCTGTCCGATGTGGACGAGATCGTGGAGCACATCCGGTACTGGGGCGAGAACCGGGACACCGCCGAGCACGAGATCGACGGCGTGGTGGTGAAGGTCGATGAGGTCGCGCTGCAACGCAGGCTCGGCACGACGTCCCGGGCGCCGCGATGGTCCATCGCCTACAAGTACCCGCCGGAGCAGGCGACCACGACGCTGCGCGACATCAAGGTCAACGTGGGCCGGACCGGCCGCGTCACGCCGTACGCGGAGATGGAGCCGGTGAAGGTCGCCGGGTCCACGGTCTCCATGGCGACCCTGCACAACTCCGACGAGGTGCGCCGCAAGGGCGTGCTCATCGGCGACCGCGTGGTCATCCGCAAGGCCGGGGACGTGATCCCGGAGGTGCTCGGTCCGGTCGTGGACGTTCGCGACGGCGCCGAGCGCGATTTCGTGATGCCCACGGAATGCCCGGAGTGCGGCTTCACGCTGTCGCGGCAGAAGGAGGGCGACGTCGACATCCGTTGCCCGAATTCGCGTTCGTGCCCCGCGCAGCTGCGGGAACGCCTGTTCCACCTGGCCGGTCGGGGCGCCTTCGACATCGAGGCGATGGGGTACGAGTCGGCGGTCGCGCTGCTGTCCTCCGGGGTGCTGGTGGACGAGGGCGACGTGTTCGACCTCGACGAGCGGCAGCTGCTGGAGACGGAGCTGTTCCGCACCAAGGAGGGCAACCTCTCCGCCAACGGGGCGAAGCTGCTCAAGAATCTGGCGGCCGCCAGGGAAAAGCCGCTGTGGCGGGTGCTGGTGGCGTTGTCCATCCGCCATGTGGGGCCGACCGCGGCGCAGGCGCTGGCGCGGGAGTTCGGTTCGCTGGAACGCATCGAGGACGCGGCGGAGAAGGACATCGCCGCCGTCGACGGCGTGGGTCCCACCATCGCCGCCGCGGTCCGCGAGTGGTTCGAGGTGGGCTGGCACCGCGAAGTGGTCCGCAAGTGGCGTACGGCCGGGGTGCGGATGGCCGACGAGCAGGACGACTCGGTGCCGCGCACGCTCACCGGTCTGTCCATTGTGGTCACCGGGTCGCTGGAGACGTACTCCCGCGACGAAGCCAAGGAGTTCATCATGGCCCGCGGCGGCCGCGCCGCCGGTTCGGTGTCGAAGAAGACCGCGTTCGTGGTCGTCGGCGACGCACCTGGGTCCAAGTACGACAAGGCCGTGCAGCTCAAGGTCCCCGTCCTCGACGAGAGCGGTTTCCGCGTCCTGCTCGAACAAGGCCCGGAAGCCGCGACCGAGGCCGCCCTCGACACCGGAGCCCCCGTCGAGGAGTGA
- a CDS encoding DUF6461 domain-containing protein: MSNTGEVERFGWVHRSTVQDAACLTFVRGTDLDRLAQRFGAITEHARTLDFDEYCEEAFAHQDRYPVIGLRSVGEWTLIAEDGGFQGSRPEVLRRVSHRTEAVSAFWNVNGLTQLSHAVDEELRTSFEPLMPAFRHGTRPNGLEEIRAGLPWPGVEDRGANTINLMLALAARITGEPLTPEWFDGDFATYPVASWPLDLPGSPETLLDEVGLDQVGIRFDADDLEADSDALLDAVRRAGPVRCRRAAASVARHVLDLTAGHDQLVVAETLCALESGAEPDATAIGEVVRLQRWELHRRPVTSAERSRVRALEVLRQATNRDPLTGLLGALAEAGRLRVERGDLTDLVTAALA, translated from the coding sequence GTGTCGAACACCGGGGAAGTCGAGCGGTTCGGATGGGTGCACCGCAGCACCGTCCAGGACGCGGCGTGCCTGACCTTCGTGCGCGGCACCGACCTCGATCGGCTCGCGCAGCGCTTCGGCGCGATCACCGAGCACGCGCGCACCCTCGACTTCGACGAGTACTGCGAGGAAGCGTTCGCGCACCAGGATCGGTACCCCGTGATCGGTCTGCGCAGCGTCGGGGAGTGGACGCTGATCGCCGAGGACGGCGGCTTCCAAGGCAGCAGGCCGGAAGTGCTGCGCCGCGTCAGCCACCGCACCGAGGCCGTCTCGGCCTTCTGGAACGTCAACGGCCTCACCCAGCTCTCGCACGCCGTCGACGAGGAGCTGCGCACCTCGTTCGAGCCCCTGATGCCCGCCTTCCGGCACGGCACTCGCCCGAACGGGCTGGAGGAGATCCGCGCGGGCCTTCCTTGGCCGGGCGTCGAAGACCGGGGTGCGAACACGATCAACCTGATGCTGGCGCTGGCGGCGCGGATCACCGGCGAGCCGCTGACGCCGGAGTGGTTCGACGGTGATTTCGCCACCTACCCCGTCGCGTCCTGGCCGCTGGACCTGCCGGGCTCGCCGGAGACGCTGCTCGACGAAGTGGGGCTGGACCAGGTCGGCATCAGGTTCGACGCCGACGACCTGGAAGCGGATTCCGACGCACTGCTCGACGCGGTGCGCCGAGCAGGCCCCGTGCGGTGCAGGCGGGCGGCGGCGAGCGTGGCGCGGCACGTGCTCGACCTCACCGCGGGCCACGACCAGCTGGTGGTCGCCGAAACGTTGTGCGCGCTGGAGAGCGGAGCCGAACCCGACGCCACGGCCATCGGCGAAGTGGTGCGCCTGCAGCGGTGGGAACTGCACCGGCGTCCGGTGACCAGCGCGGAACGTTCCAGGGTGCGGGCGCTGGAAGTGCTGCGGCAGGCCACGAACCGCGATCCGCTGACCGGGTTGCTCGGGGCGCTCGCCGAGGCGGGCCGGCTGCGAGTCGAACGGGGCGACCTCACCGACCTCGTCACGGCCGCTTTGGCGTAG